Proteins co-encoded in one Synergistaceae bacterium genomic window:
- the dctP gene encoding TRAP transporter substrate-binding protein DctP → YGYLQFFNNKRPLTKPDDMKGLAMRSSNAADAETLQALGAAPTVMSSSEMYMALQRGTMDGATTGMPAAVSRKIHEVQKYLTISNYSTAQFAVQANLEWWESLSDGDRETILKAGKDAEAWIRNAIADSESEAQKVIEGAGVQIHSLNDEERKLFQTATRPVWDAYLKKTGDTGKKLLEMAQNAD, encoded by the coding sequence TATGGCTATCTTCAGTTCTTCAACAACAAACGCCCCCTGACAAAGCCGGACGACATGAAAGGCCTGGCCATGCGCAGCTCCAACGCCGCCGACGCCGAAACGCTTCAGGCTCTGGGAGCGGCTCCCACGGTCATGAGCTCCTCCGAAATGTACATGGCGCTCCAGCGCGGCACCATGGACGGCGCGACGACGGGAATGCCCGCGGCGGTTTCGCGTAAGATTCACGAAGTCCAGAAGTACCTGACTATTTCGAATTACAGTACCGCCCAGTTCGCTGTGCAGGCAAATCTGGAGTGGTGGGAATCCCTCTCTGACGGAGATCGGGAGACGATCCTCAAGGCGGGCAAAGACGCCGAAGCCTGGATTCGCAACGCCATTGCGGACTCGGAAAGCGAAGCCCAGAAGGTCATTGAAGGAGCGGGAGTGCAGATTCACAGCCTCAACGACGAAGAACGCAAACTTTTCCAGACAGCGACTCGTCCAGTGTGGGATGCCTATCTCAAAAAGACCGGAGACACGGGTAAAAAACTGCTTGAAATGGCTCAAAACGCGGATTAA
- a CDS encoding TRAP transporter small permease → MQKIRLYVEKFNLAIGYLCGLGILVMGIILSWEVFCRYCLNSPTIWAQETSIYLFMWTMLAGSAYTLMQGKHVRIDLIFERFPRKLQLQLDIVTSLAGVIFSAVVSWQALEILRSTLRFSKASPTLLRVPLWIPQSSLLIGFLLLTFQFAFIIADRLQTLRSGKEMTSDE, encoded by the coding sequence ATGCAGAAAATACGCTTATATGTAGAAAAATTCAATCTTGCGATAGGATACCTCTGCGGACTGGGGATTCTGGTCATGGGGATTATTCTGTCGTGGGAGGTCTTTTGCCGTTATTGCCTTAATTCGCCCACCATCTGGGCTCAGGAAACGTCGATCTATCTTTTTATGTGGACGATGCTGGCGGGGAGCGCCTACACCCTCATGCAGGGCAAACATGTCCGCATCGATCTGATTTTTGAGCGATTTCCCAGGAAGCTGCAGCTTCAGCTGGACATCGTGACCAGTTTAGCCGGCGTGATCTTCAGCGCCGTCGTGAGCTGGCAGGCCCTGGAGATCCTGCGTTCGACCCTGCGGTTTTCCAAGGCGTCCCCCACGCTTTTGCGGGTTCCGCTGTGGATTCCCCAGTCCTCGCTGCTCATTGGGTTTCTCCTGCTGACCTTCCAGTTCGCGTTTATCATCGCGGACAGACTTCAGACCCTGCGAAGCGGAAAGGAGATGACCTCCGATGAGTAA
- a CDS encoding TRAP transporter large permease: MSNFLLVVLLLLVILLLGLPVAFSLGVTSLVLIVQYALPLKLVGNTIYTAMDSFVLIAVPLYILMSQILLDGHIGDDLFEVMNAWVRHLPGGLAIATILACAFFAAITGSGAATAVTIGMVAYPALTERGYDKRFALGLLAAGGTLGILIPPSVPMILYGSVTEESVGKLFIAGVVPGLLLTGIFIIYAVWRSKRGGFTSMPKTSWKERWDITRKNFFGILLPFLIVGGIYTGVFTPTEAAAVGLVYSLIITVFIYRTIRIRDIPKVCLKSVGTSCMIAMVIGGAILFGRVMTMLEIPQRLTELVISYNLSPLMFIVAMNLLMFVLGCFLETVSIILLTMPLVTPLLAALHIDPIWYGIILTVNMTLALITPPVGMNLYVINGLRKDITMKDVISGVIPFIVLMLLFLITVIAFPRMSTWLPSIM, encoded by the coding sequence ATGAGTAATTTCCTGCTGGTCGTTCTGCTGCTTCTTGTGATCCTTTTGCTGGGGCTGCCGGTGGCCTTCTCTCTGGGAGTGACCTCCCTCGTCCTCATTGTGCAGTACGCGCTGCCTCTCAAGCTCGTGGGCAACACGATTTATACGGCTATGGACAGCTTTGTCCTGATCGCCGTGCCCCTCTATATTCTGATGAGTCAGATTCTGCTGGATGGGCACATCGGAGACGATCTCTTCGAGGTCATGAACGCCTGGGTGCGTCATCTTCCTGGAGGGCTGGCCATCGCCACGATTCTGGCCTGCGCGTTCTTTGCCGCCATCACCGGCTCCGGGGCCGCTACCGCCGTAACCATCGGGATGGTGGCTTATCCCGCTCTGACGGAACGGGGCTATGACAAACGGTTCGCCCTGGGGCTTCTGGCGGCGGGAGGCACTCTGGGAATTCTGATTCCTCCCAGCGTTCCCATGATTCTCTACGGTTCCGTCACCGAGGAGTCCGTAGGAAAGCTCTTCATCGCGGGAGTCGTCCCCGGACTTCTTCTGACGGGAATTTTCATCATCTATGCGGTCTGGAGGAGCAAAAGGGGCGGTTTCACCTCCATGCCCAAAACGTCGTGGAAGGAACGGTGGGATATCACCCGCAAAAATTTCTTCGGAATCCTGCTGCCCTTTCTGATCGTCGGAGGAATTTACACGGGCGTGTTCACACCCACGGAAGCCGCGGCGGTGGGCCTCGTTTACAGCCTGATCATCACCGTGTTCATTTACCGGACGATCCGTATCCGCGACATTCCCAAAGTCTGCCTCAAGTCGGTGGGGACGAGCTGCATGATCGCCATGGTCATCGGAGGCGCCATCCTCTTCGGGCGGGTCATGACCATGCTGGAAATTCCGCAGAGACTGACGGAGCTGGTCATCTCCTATAACCTTTCGCCGCTCATGTTCATTGTCGCCATGAACCTGCTGATGTTCGTGCTGGGCTGTTTCCTGGAAACGGTGTCGATCATTCTGCTGACCATGCCTCTGGTGACGCCGCTGTTGGCCGCCCTGCATATCGATCCCATCTGGTACGGCATCATCCTGACGGTGAACATGACTCTGGCCCTCATTACGCCGCCTGTGGGCATGAACCTTTACGTCATCAACGGACTGCGGAAGGACATCACCATGAAGGACGTCATCAGCGGCGTCATCCCCTTCATCGTGCTGATGCTGCTGTTCCTGATCACGGTCATCGCCTTCCCGCGGATGAGCACCTGGCTGCCGTCGATCATGTAA
- a CDS encoding nuclear transport factor 2 family protein: MKKLLCVVFCLLVLAGAAWAADPNEAAVEAAVEGMRQAMLKGERADLEKIPSADLIYVHSAGKVENAAQFIESIANHTDTYKKIEFNRQSVAATATTAVVMHTFDGVVVTKGQNNDQPYDVHLGVVQVWRKEGDAWKLFARKAIRIPF; the protein is encoded by the coding sequence ATGAAGAAACTTTTGTGCGTAGTGTTTTGTCTGTTGGTTCTGGCGGGCGCGGCATGGGCTGCGGATCCCAACGAGGCGGCTGTGGAGGCTGCGGTGGAGGGTATGCGGCAGGCGATGCTGAAGGGCGAGCGGGCGGACTTGGAGAAAATTCCCAGCGCCGACCTGATTTACGTCCATTCGGCGGGCAAAGTTGAGAATGCGGCTCAGTTCATCGAATCCATTGCCAATCACACGGATACCTACAAGAAAATCGAATTCAATCGTCAGAGCGTGGCTGCCACGGCGACAACGGCGGTTGTCATGCACACCTTCGACGGCGTCGTCGTTACCAAAGGGCAGAACAACGACCAGCCTTACGACGTTCATCTGGGCGTCGTCCAGGTCTGGAGGAAAGAGGGCGACGCGTGGAAGCTGTTTGCGCGTAAGGCCATTCGAATTCCGTTCTAA
- a CDS encoding arsenosugar biosynthesis-associated peroxidase-like protein: MGDYYNSEDLSKFGSMGENAPALWDKFMGWYGDVFEEGALTAREKALIAFGVAHAIQCPYCIDAYTQALLEKGVNQEQMIEAVHAAAAIRGGATLAHALQAKNVIKKLEL, translated from the coding sequence ATGGGCGATTATTACAATAGTGAAGATTTGTCAAAATTCGGCAGCATGGGAGAGAACGCTCCGGCTCTGTGGGATAAATTCATGGGCTGGTACGGGGACGTTTTTGAGGAAGGCGCTCTGACGGCCCGGGAAAAAGCTCTGATCGCCTTCGGCGTGGCCCACGCCATCCAGTGTCCTTACTGCATCGACGCTTACACTCAGGCCCTTCTGGAAAAGGGCGTCAATCAGGAGCAGATGATCGAAGCCGTTCACGCGGCCGCGGCCATTCGAGGCGGAGCGACGCTGGCCCATGCCCTTCAGGCCAAAAACGTGATTAAAAAGCTGGAATTATAA
- the arsS gene encoding arsenosugar biosynthesis radical SAM protein ArsS (Some members of this family are selenoproteins.) → MSNKDLERLQSFPPFAERAECQKYGTAFLRPGVMQVNIGRRCNLVCKHCHLESGPHRTEEMSREVMESCLSFFRRGSFKTLDITGGAPEMNPHFQWFVKEAVRHAARTMVRSNLTILNEEGYSHLPDFYAASGVEIVASLPYYTERDTDRQRGKGVFSACLSVLRRLNALGYGSRPELVLNLVYNPGGAFLPPDQEIFAEEFRKKLLDSCGVTFNSLYTITNNPLGRFGDFLERSGNLTGYMNRLISAFNGRSVPHIMCRSQISVDWDGSIYDCDFNLALGLKANFPGPVQDLKDFSLGERKIVFANHCYACTAGAGSSCGGAIVN, encoded by the coding sequence ATGAGCAACAAAGATCTGGAACGTCTGCAATCTTTTCCGCCTTTTGCCGAAAGGGCGGAATGTCAAAAGTACGGCACGGCTTTTTTGCGGCCCGGGGTCATGCAGGTGAACATTGGAAGACGCTGTAATCTGGTCTGTAAGCACTGTCATCTGGAGTCAGGGCCCCATCGGACGGAGGAAATGAGCCGGGAGGTCATGGAAAGCTGTCTGTCGTTTTTCAGGCGCGGCTCTTTTAAAACCCTGGACATCACCGGCGGCGCTCCTGAGATGAATCCCCATTTTCAGTGGTTTGTGAAAGAGGCCGTCCGGCACGCGGCGCGCACCATGGTCAGGAGCAATCTCACGATTTTGAACGAGGAGGGCTATAGCCATCTGCCGGACTTTTACGCCGCCAGCGGCGTGGAGATCGTGGCCTCTCTGCCTTACTACACCGAGCGGGATACGGACAGACAGCGGGGAAAGGGCGTATTCAGCGCCTGCCTGTCCGTCCTCAGAAGGCTGAACGCCCTGGGGTACGGAAGCCGGCCCGAACTGGTGCTCAACCTGGTTTACAATCCGGGAGGCGCTTTTTTGCCGCCCGATCAGGAGATTTTCGCGGAGGAATTCCGGAAAAAACTGTTGGATTCCTGTGGCGTCACCTTCAACAGTCTGTACACGATCACCAACAATCCCCTGGGGAGGTTCGGTGATTTTCTTGAACGAAGCGGCAACCTCACGGGGTATATGAACAGACTCATCTCCGCGTTCAATGGACGGAGCGTCCCTCATATCATGTGTCGCAGCCAGATTTCGGTGGACTGGGACGGCTCGATTTACGATTGCGATTTCAATCTGGCTCTTGGGCTGAAGGCGAATTTTCCCGGTCCCGTTCAGGATTTAAAAGATTTCAGTTTGGGAGAACGGAAGATCGTTTTCGCCAATCACTGCTACGCGTGTACAGCCGGAGCGGGTTCCAGCTGCGGCGGGGCAATTGTTAATTAA
- a CDS encoding TVP38/TMEM64 family protein has protein sequence MKKYFLKILLLLFFASGILACTFVAPLNAGIKQVFAMFASGDFETVRDFVAAYGVYAAAVSFALMVFQSIVAPLPAFLITFANASLFGWKLGALLSWTSAMAGAALCFLIARILGREVAAKLAGRAGLSEVDRFLGRWGRHAILIARLLPFVSFDLVSYAAGLTSMGFWPFFIATGLGQLPATLVYSYAGGMLTGGARLMVTALLILFALSVLVLLLRQNCKRSQK, from the coding sequence GTGAAAAAATATTTTCTGAAAATCCTTCTTCTGCTGTTTTTCGCCTCCGGAATTTTGGCCTGTACCTTTGTGGCTCCGCTGAACGCCGGGATAAAACAGGTCTTCGCGATGTTCGCTTCCGGTGATTTTGAAACGGTCAGGGATTTTGTCGCCGCTTACGGCGTTTACGCGGCTGCCGTTTCCTTTGCCCTGATGGTTTTTCAGTCGATTGTGGCGCCTCTGCCCGCTTTTCTCATCACCTTCGCCAACGCGAGTCTTTTCGGCTGGAAGCTCGGCGCTCTGCTCTCCTGGACCAGCGCTATGGCTGGAGCGGCTCTGTGTTTCCTCATTGCCCGGATTCTGGGGCGGGAGGTCGCGGCGAAACTGGCTGGACGGGCAGGGTTGAGCGAAGTCGACCGATTTTTGGGGCGATGGGGTCGACACGCGATTCTTATTGCCCGTCTTCTGCCCTTTGTTTCCTTCGATCTCGTCAGTTACGCGGCGGGGCTCACCTCCATGGGATTTTGGCCCTTCTTCATCGCCACGGGCCTGGGCCAGCTTCCCGCGACCCTCGTCTACTCTTACGCCGGAGGAATGCTCACGGGCGGCGCGCGCCTGATGGTGACGGCGCTTTTGATCCTCTTCGCCCTGTCCGTTTTGGTCCTTCTCCTTCGTCAGAACTGTAAACGGTCACAAAAATGA
- a CDS encoding TIGR04282 family arsenosugar biosynthesis glycosyltransferase, which yields MNENALIFFTRIPVPGQCKTRLIPFLGAEAACALQLAFIADVSAELCETETPCDLVVCFEPSGRRKILESLIAGNARYMPQSGANLGERMHRAFVEIFSLGYRKALLFGSDLPLLRAAAVDRAFASLDDYDCVLLPTFDGGYGLIGLKEPDASLFNLDYDAFSVTEETRKALARVGKTCALLPPALDVDDREDLLRLQSSLLSEARNVCPKTRKILAGLLLRQIQPNEKPPHDLSLPRETRK from the coding sequence ATGAATGAAAACGCTCTCATTTTCTTTACCCGTATTCCCGTTCCCGGTCAGTGTAAAACGCGACTGATCCCGTTTCTGGGGGCCGAAGCCGCCTGCGCCCTGCAACTTGCGTTTATCGCCGACGTTTCGGCGGAGCTTTGCGAAACGGAAACCCCCTGTGACCTCGTCGTCTGCTTTGAACCTTCGGGAAGGCGGAAAATTCTTGAATCGCTCATCGCCGGAAACGCCAGATATATGCCCCAGAGCGGCGCGAACCTCGGCGAGAGAATGCACCGCGCCTTTGTGGAAATTTTTTCTCTCGGATACAGAAAAGCCCTTCTATTCGGCAGCGATCTGCCCCTCCTCAGAGCGGCCGCTGTGGACAGGGCTTTCGCCTCGCTTGACGATTATGACTGCGTTCTGCTGCCCACCTTTGACGGCGGTTACGGGCTGATTGGCCTCAAAGAGCCGGATGCTTCTCTCTTTAATCTCGATTATGACGCATTTTCCGTGACGGAGGAAACCCGAAAAGCCCTGGCCCGCGTCGGAAAAACCTGCGCTCTCCTGCCTCCCGCGCTGGACGTCGACGACAGGGAGGACCTTCTGCGGCTGCAGTCGTCGCTTTTGAGCGAAGCCCGGAATGTCTGTCCGAAGACGCGCAAAATTCTTGCCGGTCTCCTGCTCCGGCAAATTCAGCCGAACGAGAAGCCTCCTCATGACCTGAGCCTTCCGCGGGAGACGAGAAAATGA
- a CDS encoding TIGR04283 family arsenosugar biosynthesis glycosyltransferase, translated as MISVIVPVLNEREAIPALMERLKDFAGTCEIIFVDGGSGDGTPDILRENSFTVLNSPEKGRALQMNFGVNASRGDVLWFVHGDSLPPADAPGQIHEILSRGFRAGCFPIRFNSSSPVMTLCGWLSNLRVRLRSIAFGDQGIFIERAFFEKLGGFAPVPLMEDYRLSQDIIAAGQKIGLAKSYIVTSERRFLEGGRLRTLLKMQKLQYLYRKGVSPEILAGLYRTGERKILKSHQTTDGVPRSGRLLFPGCHFPGVYPETTKNLIGRLRERDGIGTLAGCCGKPLMERGNAAGANAALERLRQRLKAAGVTELIVLCPNCWYYLRKRLGTKVTFIYPVLIELGMIEPHDFSDGRIFVPCPDRPSKELLHTLSCCFSGPTAIAGAMPCCRRCVRADWAEAGKLYTCCANCTRMALRLNENVRHILPLLLGTEETPKSAPWNTLHRLAFRYLFNRIPHKS; from the coding sequence ATGATTTCCGTCATCGTTCCCGTCCTGAACGAGCGCGAAGCAATTCCCGCCCTGATGGAACGACTGAAGGACTTTGCCGGAACCTGCGAAATTATTTTTGTGGACGGAGGCAGCGGAGACGGCACGCCTGATATTTTGCGCGAAAACAGTTTCACCGTGCTGAACTCCCCCGAAAAAGGGCGCGCCCTCCAGATGAATTTCGGAGTAAACGCCTCGCGGGGCGATGTTCTCTGGTTTGTGCACGGGGACAGTCTGCCTCCGGCCGATGCCCCGGGACAGATTCACGAAATTTTATCCAGGGGATTTCGGGCCGGCTGTTTTCCCATTCGTTTCAACAGCTCCAGTCCGGTTATGACCCTCTGCGGCTGGCTGTCCAACCTGCGCGTTCGTCTGCGTAGCATCGCATTCGGAGATCAGGGTATTTTCATTGAAAGGGCTTTTTTTGAAAAATTAGGAGGATTCGCCCCTGTTCCACTGATGGAGGATTATCGGCTTTCACAGGACATCATCGCTGCCGGGCAGAAAATCGGCCTCGCAAAAAGTTACATCGTCACCTCTGAACGACGGTTTCTGGAGGGCGGACGACTCCGCACCCTGCTGAAAATGCAAAAACTCCAGTATCTCTATCGCAAAGGCGTAAGTCCGGAAATCCTTGCCGGGCTTTACAGAACCGGAGAGAGAAAAATTCTGAAATCTCATCAAACGACCGACGGCGTACCGAGATCTGGAAGGCTGCTGTTTCCCGGCTGTCATTTCCCCGGAGTGTATCCGGAAACGACAAAAAACCTTATCGGGCGTCTCCGCGAGCGGGATGGGATCGGGACTCTGGCGGGCTGTTGCGGTAAACCTCTGATGGAGCGCGGGAATGCCGCCGGAGCCAACGCCGCCCTGGAGCGACTGCGCCAGCGGCTCAAAGCCGCCGGTGTCACGGAACTTATCGTCCTTTGTCCAAATTGCTGGTATTATCTGCGTAAACGTCTCGGCACAAAGGTTACGTTCATTTATCCCGTTCTCATCGAATTGGGAATGATTGAACCCCACGACTTTTCGGACGGCAGAATTTTCGTTCCATGTCCGGACCGTCCTTCGAAGGAATTACTCCATACTCTGTCCTGCTGTTTTTCGGGTCCGACGGCAATCGCCGGGGCCATGCCCTGCTGTCGGCGCTGCGTCAGGGCGGACTGGGCTGAGGCGGGAAAACTCTATACCTGCTGTGCGAACTGCACGAGGATGGCTTTGAGGCTGAATGAAAATGTCCGGCATATCCTGCCTTTGCTGCTGGGTACGGAGGAAACGCCCAAATCCGCTCCATGGAACACCCTGCATCGACTTGCCTTTCGTTATTTATTCAACAGAATACCTCATAAATCATAA
- a CDS encoding methyltransferase domain-containing protein, with protein sequence MKFGKHTEFTEEFYRKNLMGPSCVRLLEELSQRLTLSPDMRILDLGCGTGLTSIFLARESGAQIFATDLWLNATENYERFRTFGLDGQIIPIHADASELPFARGYFDLIVSIDAYYYFGTGKDFLDAHIAPLLKEDGVLAVSTPGLLREFAGNVPDVLKPWWIEEVNDTFHDSEWWKSLWGQSEKTTFEGCFQHKCHKIAWEDWLECDNPYAREDIKMMAAENGQYFTTIGLIARRVADPCPQETVHWTVAVQNVAQTHPRTE encoded by the coding sequence ATGAAATTCGGCAAACACACGGAATTTACTGAGGAATTTTACAGAAAAAACCTGATGGGACCCAGCTGCGTCAGGTTGCTGGAGGAACTGTCGCAGCGATTGACTTTGAGCCCCGATATGCGAATATTGGATTTGGGCTGTGGCACAGGACTCACCTCCATCTTTCTCGCGCGTGAATCCGGAGCGCAAATTTTCGCCACGGATCTGTGGCTTAACGCGACAGAAAACTACGAACGTTTCCGAACCTTCGGCCTTGACGGACAGATCATCCCCATCCACGCGGACGCCAGTGAACTGCCCTTCGCCCGGGGTTATTTCGACCTCATCGTCAGCATCGACGCTTATTATTATTTTGGTACGGGAAAAGACTTCCTTGACGCGCACATCGCGCCGCTGCTGAAGGAAGACGGAGTTCTCGCGGTATCCACACCGGGCCTGCTGCGCGAGTTCGCCGGAAACGTGCCGGATGTCCTGAAACCCTGGTGGATCGAAGAAGTGAACGACACGTTTCACGACAGCGAATGGTGGAAATCTCTGTGGGGGCAGTCGGAAAAAACGACGTTTGAAGGATGTTTCCAGCACAAATGTCATAAAATCGCCTGGGAGGACTGGCTTGAATGTGACAATCCCTATGCGCGGGAAGATATTAAGATGATGGCGGCTGAAAACGGTCAATATTTCACCACCATCGGACTGATCGCAAGACGGGTGGCGGATCCCTGTCCTCAGGAAACCGTACACTGGACCGTTGCGGTACAGAACGTCGCTCAGACGCATCCCCGAACGGAATGA
- a CDS encoding AraC family transcriptional regulator, producing MKESAAYSRMGPVQVICLRNWTKPYPLHNHVSVYTTGLVIRGKAALTLAGREIQTEAGEAFIVFPYEPHALSPLGPMDMVSLCLPKEIAGRDAAGLKTLIQVVIRSLREEGTLQAEDDAAFSRVLGNAFTPSEAARERGEAPFVARVRRFLECSPETRVSLRQFAEDASVCEDHLIRKFKKQVGLTPRYFQIQNRVRRAQLLLEQKIPISEAALSVGFYDQSHFDRYFRHFLGISPRDYVKACKTPPE from the coding sequence ATGAAAGAGTCAGCTGCGTATTCCCGCATGGGACCTGTTCAGGTGATTTGCCTGCGAAATTGGACGAAGCCTTATCCTCTGCACAACCACGTCTCCGTCTATACGACAGGTCTGGTCATCAGGGGCAAAGCCGCGCTGACGCTGGCGGGCCGCGAAATTCAAACAGAGGCGGGAGAGGCTTTCATCGTTTTTCCCTATGAACCACACGCTTTGAGTCCTTTGGGCCCGATGGACATGGTTTCGCTTTGCCTTCCAAAAGAAATTGCGGGTCGTGACGCGGCCGGCCTGAAAACTCTCATCCAGGTCGTCATCCGTTCTTTACGCGAAGAAGGAACTTTGCAGGCAGAAGATGACGCCGCTTTTTCCCGTGTTTTGGGGAATGCCTTCACTCCATCGGAGGCAGCCCGGGAGCGCGGCGAGGCCCCTTTTGTGGCGCGTGTCCGCAGGTTTTTGGAATGCTCGCCGGAGACGCGGGTCAGCCTGCGGCAGTTCGCGGAAGACGCCTCGGTGTGCGAAGACCACTTGATTCGGAAGTTCAAAAAGCAGGTCGGCCTGACACCACGATATTTTCAGATTCAAAATCGTGTCAGAAGGGCACAGCTGTTGCTGGAACAGAAAATTCCCATAAGCGAAGCGGCTCTGTCCGTCGGATTCTACGATCAGAGCCACTTCGACAGATATTTTCGGCATTTCCTGGGGATATCGCCCCGAGATTACGTTAAAGCCTGTAAGACGCCTCCTGAATGA
- a CDS encoding cupin domain-containing protein — MDGQSVFERFKNGRLYTTEGIREFAAVEWSQHPKFEGVELRHIVPGAQTKDQFSYHLVRIAPGKKIGLHTHETQLETHEVIDGDGVCLCGGREMTYESGVIAILPKNEEHEVKAGPNGLLLFAKFFPPLC, encoded by the coding sequence GTGGACGGGCAGTCAGTGTTTGAACGTTTCAAGAACGGCAGGCTGTATACAACCGAAGGAATCAGAGAGTTTGCGGCGGTGGAGTGGTCGCAACATCCAAAATTTGAAGGCGTCGAACTCAGGCACATCGTTCCGGGAGCTCAGACGAAAGATCAGTTCAGCTATCATCTGGTTCGCATCGCGCCGGGGAAAAAGATCGGACTCCACACGCACGAAACGCAACTGGAAACCCATGAGGTGATAGACGGCGATGGAGTTTGTCTTTGCGGCGGCAGGGAAATGACCTATGAAAGCGGCGTCATCGCAATTCTGCCAAAAAATGAGGAGCACGAGGTCAAGGCCGGTCCCAATGGCCTTCTGCTGTTCGCCAAATTTTTCCCGCCGCTGTGCTGA
- a CDS encoding GNAT family N-acetyltransferase, whose product MKIEKLSKGHHRAAFDCGNDALNNYLRTRAAQDVKHNVTTVFVAVEKVDDIAGFYTLSATSLHRKILSAETERRLPKYQAIPAILLGRLTVALDFQGTGLGGRLLLNAFERCSRIELAWAFLVTDAKDEQARAFYSHYGFFSLQDDPNHLCLPRKTIIDVMTKKQQESESAL is encoded by the coding sequence TTGAAGATTGAAAAACTGTCCAAAGGTCATCACCGTGCTGCTTTCGACTGCGGCAATGACGCACTCAATAATTACCTCAGAACTCGTGCCGCGCAGGACGTAAAACACAATGTAACAACTGTTTTTGTTGCTGTTGAAAAAGTTGATGATATCGCCGGATTTTACACACTTTCCGCTACCAGCCTTCATCGAAAAATACTTTCTGCCGAAACGGAACGCCGCTTGCCAAAATATCAGGCGATTCCGGCAATCTTACTTGGAAGACTGACTGTTGCGCTTGATTTTCAGGGTACTGGTCTTGGCGGACGTTTGCTGTTGAATGCTTTTGAAAGATGCAGCAGGATCGAATTGGCCTGGGCATTCCTTGTCACAGATGCAAAAGACGAACAGGCCAGAGCTTTTTATTCCCACTACGGATTTTTCTCTTTGCAGGATGATCCCAATCATTTATGTCTGCCCAGAAAAACCATTATTGATGTTATGACAAAAAAGCAGCAGGAGTCAGAATCAGCACTTTAG
- a CDS encoding DUF1778 domain-containing protein, which yields MPMRNVIPREDRLSIRIPRGLKEDLVRAAAISGVTLGDFVIANTARAAVKIIQSHQLIELSARDYDGLMEALKETSKPNPSLLKAAKDYKRAVADGDLAIED from the coding sequence ATGCCCATGCGTAATGTTATACCCAGAGAAGACCGCCTGAGCATTCGGATTCCAAGAGGACTAAAGGAAGATTTGGTACGGGCCGCTGCTATAAGTGGCGTCACGCTGGGTGATTTTGTCATTGCCAATACAGCCCGGGCTGCTGTAAAAATCATACAATCGCACCAGTTGATAGAATTATCCGCTCGGGATTATGACGGACTTATGGAGGCTCTTAAAGAAACTTCCAAACCCAACCCGTCACTGTTAAAAGCCGCCAAAGACTATAAGCGGGCTGTCGCAGACGGAGATTTGGCCATTGAAGATTGA
- a CDS encoding DMT family protein has product MVAIKTVALLIISNVFMLFAWYGHLKNLASKPVYVAVLVSWSIALLEYTFQVPANRLGATQFQVGQLKIMQEVITLAVFVPFSVLYMKQPLKLNYLWAALCMCGAVYFVFKN; this is encoded by the coding sequence GTGGTTGCGATAAAAACGGTCGCTTTGCTGATCATTTCAAATGTTTTTATGCTTTTCGCCTGGTACGGGCACCTGAAGAACCTCGCCTCGAAGCCCGTGTATGTCGCCGTCCTCGTGAGCTGGAGCATCGCGCTTCTGGAATATACCTTTCAGGTTCCGGCCAACCGTCTGGGGGCGACGCAGTTTCAGGTGGGACAGCTCAAAATCATGCAGGAGGTCATCACCCTCGCGGTGTTTGTCCCCTTTTCCGTCCTGTACATGAAGCAGCCCCTGAAGCTGAATTACCTGTGGGCGGCTCTTTGCATGTGCGGCGCAGTCTACTTCGTTTTCAAAAACTGA